A portion of the Psilocybe cubensis strain MGC-MH-2018 chromosome 10, whole genome shotgun sequence genome contains these proteins:
- a CDS encoding Methyltransferase pytC, which translates to MSNPTDPSHNHSNGNNGNNGFDAQTDVDNNTSDVESDHDYSDDDTSSVVELEAEDFPGYFTERDGRLYHSGQSPYPLPVDAPEQERLNFQHLLFKEFFQGNCVGPEVELFTDPQRTMALDLCTGKGTWYPLENVQFEVDDVNNDLRWNNETFDLVNARTIAMAVRDCPRLIREVARVLRPGGVFVSVEWSPYPAVDLTVREDSASYAPASARFHEAINQALLNHCGLRPIAGQIHTLLANTGSFRDIVSSPRSVPVGTWSNSRVRAIGEYCLEMNTRYADSVKTLLIDSGWTEGDVDRLCDEYIREIRSGDKKLVNILYIVHARKV; encoded by the exons ATGTCGAATCCAACTGACCCATCCCACAACCACAGCAATGGCAACAATGGCAACAATGGCTTTGACGCCCAGACTGACGTTGACAACAACACATCTGACGTTGAGTCTGACCATGACTATTCAGACGATGATACATCCTCTGTCGTTGAACTCGAAGCGGAAGACTTCCCTGGCTATTTTACTGAGCGCGATGGCCGTCTTTATCATTCCGGGCAATCACCTTACCCTTTGCCGGTAGATGCCCCAGAACAAGAG AGACTTAATTTCCAACACCTACTGTTCAAAGAGTTTTTTCAAGGAAATTGTGTAGGACCTGAGGTAGAGTTGTTTACCGACCCGCAAAGAACCATGGCTCTGGATCTATGCACAGGGAAAGGAACATG GTATCCTTTGGAGAACGTGCAATTCGAAGTGGACGATGTGAACAATGACCTTCGGTGGAACAACGAAACATTCGACCTTGTGAATGCTCGCACAATTGCCATGGCC GTCCGAGATTGTCCACGACTCATTCGAGAAGTCGCTCGCGTGCTCCGTCCCGGGGGTGTATTTGTATCCGTTGAATGGTCGCCTTACCCAGCAGTAGACCTTACGGTCCGTGAGGACTCAGCTTCCTACGCTCCTGCCTCGGCTCGGTTTCACGAAGCCATCAATCAGGCGCTGCTCAATCATTGTGGTCTTCGACCCATTGCTGGACAAATCCACACTCTTCTGGCAAACACCGGGTCCTTTAGGGACATTGTTTCCTCACCACGTTCAGTCCCAGTAGGAACGTGGTCAAATTCCCGTGTAAGAGCCATCGGAGAATATTGTCTGGAGATGAATACCCGTTATGCAGACTCCGTCAAGACGCTTCTGATCGACTCCGGATGGACAGAAGGCGACGTAGACCGGCTCTGTGATGAATATATCCGGGAAATCAGGAGCGGGGACAAGAAGTTGGTCAACATATTGTATATCGTGCATGCAAGGAAGGTATAA